In Rhizoctonia solani chromosome 6, complete sequence, the sequence TGGTTTCGATGTGGAGCGGGATGTAGATAAATTGGCGGCCTGTGCCGGTTTCCAAATATGATTCATAATTCATATGATTGGTCCTTTTTTTAGTGCCAAGTGCCTGCGGATGGATACAAAGAGCATTGGCAGTCTACGTTACATGTGATTAAAGGGGAAGTTACAATAAGGCTTGGTATGATACAAAGTCCGTGGTATATTAGCTAGGGAGCGGAAGGGATACATGATGTGTGAGTGTGAGTACAGAGGGTTTTATGGTCGTGTATGAAGAAATGTGTGTCGTGTATGCGTGAGACAGTCCGTGTATTGCAGAATGAATAAAGAATGGTGTCCCCATGTCAAAGTTAGCccagagagagagagaaaaggGAAGAAGGGAACCCCAGAGAAGCTATAGAGCGTCTGGCGTGAGCGCAAAAGTCGAATCAAAAGGAAGTCGAAGAGTTTGGTCCACCGATCCAGAGTCTCCACTCCAGAGTCTCAGCCAAGGTGCGCTCGCATCGCCCGACCTCGAGTGCATCGAGTCCGGAAACGCCAGCCCAAGTCTTATTGGTGTACGTACGATCGAGTAAGAACTTGGACCCAAGAATGATAGCGGCCAAGTAAACTCGGCGCGGATCGAGGAGTGGCGAGTCCATAGCACTGGAATCGTCGTCCGAGTCCTCGATGGCGCGCCTGATTTCGGGGGCCGCACGGGCTATGTAGGAAAGTGCTGCGCGGATGACGGGGGCCGACGTATGGGAGCGCCTGAGTAACTCGACGATAAACCAGTGCATGACGTGAGGTGCGATGGCGGGTACGCTGGTCTTGCGTGTGGGGGAGGCCGGGGGAGTGGGAAGTGTCGTCTGGGCAGCGGCATGGCTACGCGAATGAGCACGGGCGGCCATGGATGGATTGTATATGGATGCAAGAAGGTTGAGCGAATCCTCTGTTATTGCCGTAACGAATGCTCGTCAGTATCTCAAGAAGACAAAGAAGCCCATTGAGGCGGCTTACCTATGAGGCCTTCTGGGTCTTGCACTGCAACAGGGGATGGGGATTGCCGAGCAGGTTTTCGTGAATGGGCGACCTGTTCTTTGGCCCTCTGCTGCTCTGGGAGAGTGTATTCGGGAGTGGGGAGTGATGCTTCACGCTCTGAGGTGCGGAAGGTGTCGTCTGAGTGAAGAGTGCTGGTAACTTTGCGAGAGTGGTATGGTCGCCAGCGACTGGAAGAGGAACCTGGGGTACTTGGCTTGCGGGAGAGGTGGGAGCGGAGAGCATCGTATGCAGTTGCGACGGCCAACATTGTGTGGTATGTGGTAAGTAGGTAAGTAGGTAAGTGTGTTGGTCCCGAAGGAGGAGACTGGGTGTTGGAGCTTTAAACTTGAGGGGCTTGAATCTCCACTTGCCAGTCAAAGGTGATTTTAAGCCATCTCCGCAGCCGTGAACCAATTTTGGGGGAGCCGCCTACGATCATTATCCGGCTGGTCGCAAAGGTCGATTGGAAGTCCAAGCGTTGTGTCCCGACTCCACCCAAGACACAGCCCAACCCTGACGGCTGTTGTAAATCTTGGTCATCCGAGTGTACTAATTCAGGGTCCTAACTGGGTCCAGCTCACTAATTCCACGTGTTGAAATTTGCCGGTCACCGAAACGGGCCGAGTTTGCTCACGCCTGCGCAGTTGTACGGCCAGGGGTAGCCTACGGCATTGGCAGTGTCCGAAGGTCCATAGCTCGATGCTAGACCATTGCTACCACGTACCTTGCACTCGATGGTACTGCTGATAGGACCTGGGGCCTGAGCCACTGTCTCCTTAACGTCAACGCTTGCAATCCATATGGGTCTCAGCTGACCTGGCACAATAAGCGTGTATATCAGGCTCGTCTCGAAATCCGCTGATTATGCTTACACACATTCCCTCCGGCACTTGGGCTTCTCCCGGCACTGCCCAACAATCATATTTTCCTACTACCGTCCTTAATGTTCCCTCCGTAGCGCCTGCCTTCCGGTCCAACGACCAATTCGTCATAATATACGGATATTGTCCACTGCGCACGCAGCAAACTGATCTACACTCTATTTTCGTAGACAGCAGAATTCAGTTGTCGGTGCCTGAATTGGCTCTACTGTGCATCTCGCCAGCTGGACGGCTGTTAGGCGACAGCAATACGACAATCCATTTCAGCCCTCCGTGCCGAATAATTCCAAGAATATACCCCGTCCGTCATAACCTTGGTCATAGTCGTCTATTCCCGCCCCCGACGTTGTACCGTCCATATCCCAATGGACGATTACTTGCTAACGACGCATTTCTGTCATTTCACTTGGGTCAAATTCGATCGTACCAGCACAAGAAGAAATAGTCACCGCATATGGTAATGACCCGGACTGCGCAACCGAGAACCGTGCTTATAACACCACCGGTTGTAACACGTGGCAGCATCGTCCGTCCCAAAATTCCGCTCTGGTATATCCACCCGCAGCCTAATTTCAAGCCACCCTTGGCACTACCTTTACAATCCCACCGGAATCACGCGCACACATTGGCTCCTGCGCCAAGAAGCAATATACGCACCGCTCGTAAGCCTGACGCGTCGGGGCCCGTTATTCTATCAGAAATGACGTTACACCACCTGGGGAGTTGACACCACCGAGCTCCGCGGGGCAGAATGGGAGAAACCGCTCCGAACCGAAATGGATCCTAAacttaagcgccaaagtgACGTATATTATTACTAATTACTATCTTACCGGAACGAGGGGACGCCTGACTTAACCGGTACATCGGTGATTTGTCATCTCGATCGTCGGATATCCGGCTAAACTCGGTGACAAAAGCGGATATCGTTCCAAGCCTTCCGATTGATTCGATGAGAGATGGAGCCAGCAAATTCTAGACATGTGTGGCATTCTCTCGTCTGAGCTGGGACAGCCTGGACAGGCACCACTGGGAACTAATCGACATCTTCCCCAGAACGTGTTACGTGCTCCGCACAACATGGTCTGGGACCTTGTATTCCGTTATTCCCCCCTAGGCCCTCTGTAATCCCAAGTTCCAGATCCAAGTCCCGGCCCACAAGGCTTCGGTCTGTTCTCGGCCCCGTGGGTTCGGCATATCTTCTTATTTGCTTTATTCCAGTCATCCGAAATTGTCCGCACCGGATATGGTCAGCCTCCCTCCGGAATGCTGTCCATCGTGCCTGAATCTCCTCCCGCACATGTTTCGTGGACCGTTTCGAGTTGGTCCGTTGGCCAGGGGCGACCGGCCGGCTTCAAGCAATCTTTTCCTTGTGGaagaaagagaaaaaaaaactgcCGGGCTAGGGGGACATGTGAACTGGGTCCTAGGGCATAACTGGACTCGGGATTAACTGCAAGATGATCCTTTGACCCATCGTCTGATCGGATTTCTCCCTTGTGGTTCATATCGGTACTATTGGCCACCGTAGAATGACGAGGCATGGACCAGCTAGGTGCTTGATTAAAAAAAAGCTACATATAACCGAAAAGGGCAACAGAGGCAATCCAGGGTTTGCATGGTCCTCAGCCTAATGTTGGTGTGGTTGCGTGACTTCGATCAAAATTTTGTCGCTCAATCAGACGCCCAATAAAGAATCTCCTATCCCAAGGCATGGGTTTATCGGTCCTTATACTTGTTATGACAAACAAACTTGTATCGTTGCCCGGTTGACCTAAATATCGGGCAGGATCCCGCAAGTAGAATCTCTCTCTGGATCGGTCATATGTTTTCAGAAGACGATCGGGCATGCTTGCTAGTGGTAATTtgcttcctttttttttttttttgaatgAGGCTGAGCGGTTTGATAGATACAGGCTTGACAGACCTTGGGTCAATATATTAACGGAAAGTTCTCATTGGTGTGCACATAAGCCTTGGATATCTCTCGATAACCCTACATGCATACATATGATCACGATATTCTTTTGGAATCGCGAGCGCTTGAGCGAGAATAGGAGATGCCCTTATGAACATACGGAATAACATACGCCCTTCATGGATTTGGCTGCTACGTGTAGGCGGGGATGGTTGTCATCAAGCGTAACAACCACGTACAAATTGAGGAATGGCAGACAGCGTGAATCATATCACAGCACCAGGAGCCACTCGAGTTGGAGCATGTTTAGTTTATCACCACTCGTCTAAATCCGTTCGGTCTCTATGCCCACCGGATTTCCAATACTCCAACCGACCTACCGTTTACTTCCCACTCTCGTTAACAAGCGATAGGCATGAGCGCGTCGGAATTATTGAGGGTCGCCTCAAAAAGGTCGGTTAAATTTCATATCGGCCAAAGCGGGACTCATATGATTTATTCAAAGGATACTGCTCATCCAGGAAGGGATATCTATGTTGCGAATGTACTGCCGAAACTAATACGTGATACGCACGTTCTCCCGGCCCCTGTGCTGCGCGCACTGGTTCCGCTCGGAATAAAAACTCCCGGTAAGAGTCATGCACGACGCCATTCATGCAATAAGTTTCAATGACTAACTATAAAACTAGCATATCACAAAGAACGACAATAAGGCGGTAACTAAGCTGTAGGGGCTGTGCTATTTTAGAGTGGATCTCGCCATCCGAAACGGACTTCGTAAAGGCTTCCTTTGAGGCCATCATACGATTTTTTCATTCGGAGCTTGTGAGTCGCCGTGTGATCTGGTGGTGTGCGCTTGGCGTATCATGGGCTCTGCGGTAGAAGTAGGTGAGAATGAACGCTTGACTATATTTGGAACATATCTCTTGAGATACTTTACATCTTCGATGATAACAGAATCACGAGGCAATGTGAGTGGTTCTGAATTATCCTGAATCTATTCAAGGAGTATATGCTGCTAAAATGCCGCATGGTGGTTTCGTAAACAACAAACCAAGTCAATACACGTTCCAGTCGGCGACGATGCAATGCACTGATTTCAAATCAACATCCCACCAAGTTCGATTCACTTGGTGTTAGGAACAAGGCTCGTACATATTCGGTGAGCCACAGAGTCGACTTGCTCCGATGATCGGAAAAGCCACATCTGATATTGATGAGCCACCGTCTGCAATAATGGCGAGCATTTCCAACGCAATGGCATATGGTGAGCAAGTCGAGTTCCGTCTTTGATACACCCCTTGTTGTACAGAAGCATCCATACGCTTTGTCCCACGAGTGTGTGTATGTGTGCGTGTGATTACAGCGATTAGAAGGTCTTTATTCACACTGGGTATAAAGTATGAATGGTGCATACAACTTTCGTACAGATCTAACCTTATCGTTTAATTCTTTCGATGAGCGTGGAAGGATACCTTAAGCGTGGACAGCAGTCGAATCCACCTGGTAAATAGGCAAGTGATAGTGTCTTCTTAAACGATCGGCGCGTCAATTGCCTGGTTAACTAAATCATCAACAGCCGCTAAATCTGTAATATAGTTTATTTCAGAGACAAGGTCTGTCCCTGTATAGGAAGTAAAGCGTCGGGAGCCAAACTAACAGGGTCGGTAACGCCGAAAATTGAGACACGCCCTTATAGATACCATACTGTGGCGAGTTGTTGATCTAACTTAGCCTTGAACGCATGTCCGAGCCATCTACCCAGAGTTTTGTAAAGTTATCAGAACGACAACATCTCATTTCCAAGCCGCCGGACTGGAGCACCATGCACTTATATCGGTATGTGTCTCCCAGTGATACAACCACCCTGTGTTAGCGTAGTTGAACGCTCCGGGATCCCCGAACTGATAGTCAAGCTTTCGTTAAGAGATCAATTTGAGTTGAGTGTGCCGAGCAACCACTCCGGCCGATCTAATGCACAAGAGCCATTTACCGTTGGCTGTCAATTCCTCAAGAGGTATGTGCATTTAGATCGGCTGGGAACCTTGCTGGTTTAGGGCCACTTAATTTGAGTTAGCTATGATATGTGGTACCTCATCCCTGAAATGCTTTCTCGTAGCTGGAGAGCCTGTATCATCATGGGCGCCTCTTGCATAGAGTCGGCCGGGACATCCCATTGTAGATGTTTTGTGTTCTATTGGCTTCGTATCTCACGCAAGTTCATCAACTCATATTGACATCGTTTACGACATGTTCAGGTTGCTTAAATTTTCATTAACTATTGAGTTTGTGTTTACTGAGTATATTGTATACTTGCTCACACGTGCACCCTAAAAAACAGGCCAATTTGGATCAATTCGCATAACGTATACATAGATATCAATTTGGTATGAATAAACCAAGCCTACGGCCCATAACTTTACAGCGGAATCGGAAACATCACTGAACATATTCGGCATAACATCATGCATGTACCAAACAATTCAAATGTACTACCCGTGCGTATCTTATATATTTTAGTCGAAGTTTCAATACTTGATCTATTCTTAAGAACAATAGCAGAATACTATTTCATCAACACAAGTATAGTGGTTCAAGTTTGGGCACCTGGTCGGGAAATATTCGcactttttcttcttctttttgtCTGTGGGTTGGAAATTTGCGGTGCAATGGCACCATGCGCATGTATAGCACCATTGATATCAACTTTCCGTCGGATGTTTAGGAGAGAGGGGCTCATGTCACTGGGCCCGACTTCAACTATATATATTTGCGTCACCATTGACGAGGAGTGTTAAGTATGGCACTGGGTCTAGTTTCCTCATATTGAACTAGTTTGGCGTCACGAATGTCACCGCGTTGTCAAACATGTGTactttgtttactatgtcaTAGGTCTAAAGCGCATAAGTATTTTCCGAAAAGGCTAATAACAAATAAACTTGAGCCTCCCCAGTCGACCAGATGACATGTGTGACGCCAATTTGATCGGATACACGCAATTTGTCAATCATCGACGCAACTGAAGTCAGTCATCGGATGAGTGGTTTATTGTACTTGGCCTATAAAATGGCACGGTCTAGGAGTATGGGAGGACACTAGCATCAGTTTCACATAACTTTAAGTCTGAATCGCAGTAGCATATAGATCATGGCCAAGTATCAGGTTAGTCATGCTCTTCCTCCCGGACGCTTTAATATGCATATGCTCAATGGTGTCTACTTTAGGTCGGGCAGAAAGTCGAATACACTGCCAGTAAGCAATCTATTCCTTCTTTGGAAGCTTTATGGATTAACTAACCGCTTGTCTATTACTAGTTGGCGGCGGAAACGTTGAAAACTCTTCTACTACCGGAGAGATTATTGAAGTCATAACCGAGCCGGAACCTGCCGGGACAACAGGCAAAACTGTTAAGGTATAGTTTCTTTGATTCCAACATAAGTAGTAGTTAAGCATAAGATGGTTTTTTTAAAGGCTTCCGAAGATGAACCTCGTATGCCAATATATTATTTTTATTCTATGGTTGGTCCGACTAACTTTTCAGCAAAGGTTACTTGATTAGAAATGATAATACTGGTAAGTTAACCTGTCCTAAATAGAGGGAACCCATGCTTACGACACTCTTGTAGGCAAGGACACAGCTTACAAAGCTGATAATATCGTTAGAGTTATCTAGTCATATTTCGGCATATCTGTAGTTGTAGCTCACGTATAGTGTGAACGACAAAGTCTTTACATATCTAGTCTGTTTGAGCGCGTTACCTTAAGTAGCCACATTTGCCACTACACAAGTTATGTAAGCATCCCTTGACAGCTAATTTCATGGGTTAAAGAGCAACTTCAATATGGCAGCATACTTAACTGATGAGTTTACACAGATCACCGCCAGTGACTTAGTAGTATCTGAGCTCAATTGGTATATCTACCAGAGAGATGCCATAGTTACACATAGTTTAGCATATATTTTCGCCTATTTTCGCGGTTGTGTTAAGCTCCCTCGAGCTCATAGTCGATATCTGAAAAATTGGCATTTAAAGCCCGGATAATTGTTCTCCCCTTTGTTCGTAAGTATAAGACACGGAAACATGGCGTGATTTTCTTATTTTTTCATCGTTTTTGGAGTACGTGCACACATTTGTATGATCGATCGATCGCAGTACTTTTTGCTGCTGGTAAACATTGTTTAAGTGTCCCGAGTGGGTCTTAAGCGCAGGTTAACCAGGCCCACACAATCTAACGCACTTCAATCATCAACACCTTAACAGTTGAGATTCTGTCAGTGGTTATCCCATTTTATCATCCGTGTAAAAGTGGAGgcaagtggaggtggggcAGGTTTCTGCTGCTCGTAAGCCCCCATTACTCATCTTCTATGCTCATGTGGTAGCTTTGATTCGATGTGGACCCGGCCTGCATATCTTTTTCCAGAGACTTGAACTTGAGGAAATGCTATGTGATGTCACGCATGGTATCGATGAGATTTGATTCAAGACAAACATCAAATTGTATTCAGCCTAACGGGTGAAGATGTCCGCGTTGGTGTGTAATACTTCAGACCTAAGACCAAGGGTGGTTCGGCCCGGGATTGTGAGCCCTGAGTCACCTAACGCCCATACCTCCCGCGCGTATATTGGCCGCTTTAGGTGCTTTTATCGAAATAGAAAAGGAGCCATTGATAACCAATGCGATAATTTGATACTATGTAAACTGAACTCAAGCCAAAATATGTTTTATAGCCCCAACTGCACGACCTTTCCGAGCTATTTAGCTTTCGGGACACAAGTCCTTAAGGCCACGAGTGCCTCATTCACCAAATCAGTAAACATACCTGATCGAGTTGAAGCCCACTTGTCTCACGGCAATGTATTCTCTTATGACATTGAATTCAAATTGACCTAATTATAAAGCTTCAGACGTGTTCCTGAGATAAATAAATATTTCAAGCTAGAGGCTGAATTATGGGCCAAACTGTTAGACACTTGACTTGTGCTAGAGTGCTTCAAGTAATGTAGTGATTGTCGTATCACAGCTCGGAGCATTCCTGTTTATGGATGTCCACTACTTTGTAAGATATAAAACATATATTTGACAAGTCCAATTGCGCCTAAGGCTTTATTTATTGAATGTATTGTATCTCTGGACGATGTCAAGGCGAATCGTTGCACTTGAAGCTGGAATAAGTTGCAAGTATTGACTTACTCAAACATATCTGATATAAGGATGCTCAAAGTTCTCTAGAAAAGGTAGCCATAGTCGGCAAGAGGCCGATAATTATAAAACAAGCATTTCAGCCAAAGGAGATGGCAACCCGAGTATAGATTAACAAACTATGCGTGGATCCCCAAACTAAACTTGGGTGCTTCCCTGTAAAGAGTCATAATGACGACAAGTTTTGTCCATCCTAAAAAAACCGCATGATAGTTCGTAATAAATGCGCGCGTAAAGAGATTTCGGGTGTAACGTTTGCATCACACACAGGAGCCTTATGAATAAGTCCAAAAAAGCGCTTGATTGAGTCAGAGGTAGGTTATTAATCATACTAGCGCGGATCGCGGTTAGCGCGTCAGATTACATGCGTATGTTGAGTGGACTAAATGAATCATGGGACAATCTCATTTCAGAAGGTTTTCTCGCGGTACACAGCCGAGGAAAAGGGGTAAATAGAGTGACGGCAGTTTCCGGAACTGGCATTGGTTGCTGCGAGTTTCTAGTGAATTCCATCCTACGTTATAATGTTAAGGCTCACATGCATACGTGCGACAGAAAGCTACAGCTGAAGTTTCGTGAAACACATTCCAACCTCCTATTAAATTCCTAGTCAAGTAGATTAGTGGGCACACAGAGCCATGGATGAGAATGGGAGAGGTGTACTAAGTGTATGGCAATTTCAAGTAGCCCCAAGTCTCCGGGGAACCATGAATATTCAATAGTTAGCGTCGTTCGACTAGCTATATATATTTAGCAGTGTCGAGGAAAAGAGGGAGAGGCCCAAAGAAGCCCTAACCAGATGGCCTTTGAGGCTTTTTCAGTCGGTTGGAGCTAGTTCTGGTTATAATCATTCAAACGGCTGGTCCGTCCTGTGCGGGAATTCGTTGATCAGACCGGGATTAGGCGGCGTAAGGACGCTTGGGTCACCTAGGTGACTGACAATACCAATGTTCCGGAATGGTACTAATGATATGTTAGCATTGGGATATTATTCTAGAATGTACCTGAAGACGCTGTCATAGTTGCTTGCGTGCTCTAACTACACGGCCCGGTCATGAACTGTTTACTCACCAGAGGTGAGTCAAACCTATGCCATTAACCTTGATATctaagtttttttttttttatcgtATGATACCACGAATGCGTCGACCAGCCTATGAGCCAGCTGATCGACCGAGAGCATCGGGCTCGGGTGGATTGCGTACCTATTACCGAGCCATCACCGGCCGAATAGATATGCTCGGTCTGCGCTCGGTGGTGCCGGTTGATAGGGTCTTTGGCAGTCCAAGCTAATTAAGGTTTTTGGTTGTGCTTCAGGCACTCGAGGCGATGAAAAGAATATTCTTCGAGTATTGCGCAGTGATTGAAAGGGAGGATACACTTGTACCACACATATCTATGCGCGCCTGGGCGTTACGCGCGCGGGGGATGACACGGTGGGTCACATCCTGGAGATaggaagatgaggatgcTTTGAGAGCGCTAGCGGCTATGCTACGATATTACTTTAGCTGTCGATCACTGGCTTGTGATTGTCACAAAGCAAATCCTTTTTCTTGGCGCTAATACGCAAGAACAAGAACGCGTATCGCTCCCTGATTTGATTGGTTTGATGCGATACCAAGGTTACTACCGCCAATGTCTGTAGCAGTGTCGTCGGGGTCGGGTACGCCTCACGACTATCGCCAGGTGTCTGATTGTGCGGGAGGGAGATAGCCGTATCAAAATCACACGCAGGCTTCCCCACATTCAAAACAAAATCTAAAAAGTATACTGGTCACGCTGAGTGACTGGCCGTTGGATTTGCGGGCTGTGACATTCCAACTGTGGGCGCAAAACCAGCGGGGACGAGCTCCGCATCTGAATAAGACATGATGTCGATATACTAATTCGTGTGGTTCTAGAATCAGAGCTAATTAGGATCATAGATATGGCGTCGATGACTATGAAGAAAGCGGTCACGGTGATCGCACTCTGTTCATCGGATTGAGGTTGATTCAGAGTGACGTCGACAACAGCATGTTTTGAATATAAGCGGAAGAAATAGGTCgactggtggaggtggggtgACTTCGAGTCATTAGCAAATGCCGATCTAATCAGTTGGGGGTCAGCAACGATCACGTTTGTCCTAGGCCTTGCCCTGTGCTGCCGGGTGACGCGCAAGCCAAAGGTGAACAGAAATCAACAATAGAATTTTTTTATCTGGTTCGATATTCAAAGTCCTCTTCGAACGATCGACAGGGATGGTAGGGAATGGGAAAT encodes:
- a CDS encoding cyclin, with the translated sequence MLAVATAYDALRSHLSRKPSTPGSSSSRWRPYHSRKVTSTLHSDDTFRTSEREASLPTPEYTLPEQQRAKEQVAHSRKPARQSPSPVAVQDPEGLIEDSLNLLASIYNPSMAARAHSRSHAAAQTTLPTPPASPTRKTSVPAIAPHVMHWFIVELLRRSHTSAPVIRAALSYIARAAPEIRRAIEDSDDDSSAMDSPLLDPRRVYLAAIILGSKFLLDRTYTNKTWAGVSGLDALEVGRCERTLAETLEWRLWIGGPNSSTSF